A genomic window from Micromonospora violae includes:
- a CDS encoding VOC family protein, translating to MTAHLFAITFDAREPMRLAQFWSGLLGRGIVDDPHDGVLLLPATDNAFHIRFAPNQQPKVVQNRMHFDLTSSSLEDQRQTVARALELGARHADIGQGPEIDHVVLADPEGNEFDVIAPGNNFLAGCGFVGALACDGSQAVGYFWSRALGWPLVWDQDEETAIQSPDGGTKITWGGPPHAPNGGRDRVRFDLAPAVDTDWQVEVDRLLSLGATRVDTGQDGPGRLVLADPDGQEFSLLTHR from the coding sequence ATGACCGCACACCTGTTCGCGATCACCTTCGACGCGCGCGAGCCGATGCGGCTCGCGCAGTTCTGGTCCGGGCTCCTGGGGCGGGGGATCGTCGACGATCCACACGACGGCGTGCTGCTCCTGCCCGCCACCGACAACGCGTTCCACATCCGCTTCGCACCGAACCAGCAGCCGAAGGTCGTCCAGAACCGGATGCACTTCGACCTGACCAGCAGTTCGCTGGAGGACCAGCGGCAGACGGTGGCCAGGGCGTTGGAGCTGGGCGCGCGGCACGCTGACATCGGGCAGGGCCCGGAGATCGATCATGTGGTGCTCGCCGACCCCGAGGGCAACGAGTTCGACGTCATCGCACCGGGCAACAACTTCCTCGCCGGCTGCGGCTTTGTCGGGGCGCTGGCCTGCGACGGATCGCAGGCGGTGGGGTACTTCTGGAGCCGGGCGCTGGGGTGGCCGCTGGTCTGGGACCAGGACGAGGAGACCGCTATCCAATCACCGGATGGCGGCACGAAGATTACCTGGGGCGGTCCGCCGCACGCGCCGAACGGCGGCCGGGACCGGGTGCGGTTCGACCTCGCCCCAGCTGTCGACACAGATTGGCAGGTCGAGGTTGACCGGCTGCTCTCGCTCGGTGCGACCCGCGTCGACACCGGCCAGGACGGGCCGGGCCGGTTGGTGTTGGCCGACCCCGATGGTCAGGAGTTCAGCCTCCTGACGCACCGCTAG
- a CDS encoding GNAT family N-acetyltransferase codes for MRYLRTGGPAAIRRPRPTDSDEFIAAAQRSRDLHHPWLAAPASPEEYELYLRRIRRRDSAGYLICDRASGAIAGYVNISGIVLGALRGGYLGYAAFLPYSGTGHASAGVALVIDHAFTSAGLHRLEANIQPGNEPSRRVARKLGFRLEGFSPDYLFIDGAWRDHERWAITAPTAA; via the coding sequence GTGAGATACCTGCGTACCGGTGGTCCCGCCGCGATCCGGCGACCCCGGCCCACCGACTCCGACGAGTTCATCGCCGCCGCGCAACGCAGTCGGGACCTGCACCACCCGTGGTTGGCCGCGCCGGCCAGCCCCGAGGAGTACGAGCTGTACCTGCGTCGGATCCGTCGCCGCGACAGCGCCGGTTACCTGATCTGCGACCGGGCCAGCGGCGCTATCGCCGGCTACGTGAACATCAGCGGGATCGTGCTCGGCGCGCTGCGTGGTGGCTACCTCGGGTATGCGGCGTTCCTGCCGTACAGCGGCACCGGGCACGCCTCGGCGGGCGTCGCCCTGGTGATCGACCACGCGTTCACCTCGGCCGGGTTGCACCGGCTGGAGGCGAACATCCAGCCGGGCAACGAGCCGTCCCGGCGGGTGGCCCGCAAGCTCGGTTTCCGGTTGGAGGGATTCTCCCCGGACTACCTGTTCATCGACGGCGCCTGGCGCGACCACGAACGCTGGGCGATCACCGCGCCAACCGCCGCCTGA
- a CDS encoding M1 family metallopeptidase, which produces MRTRSTVAVLASLTLLTGCTADPPAAPTSGGTFATPAGAPALSGPYAAWAAGVSKPVVDPLYPERGTDAVDVLHYGLDLTWSPTTRTLTGTATVHLRPTRDAQSVSLDFKPYTIDTLTVDGTNAEGAVSHEKLVVETPVRADVPITLVVGYHGKPSTTPMPSKRGDAHPLGLTVDGDGGIWTMQEPFGAFTWYPANDHPSDEALYDIAITAPKGWTGVASGTPVGQSGTTFTYRSTVPVASYATTLAVGKYKKLSAKGPHGIPVTTWYRAKDAQYLPMLKRSPGFLTWLEKRFGPYPFDSAGLVMVESASAMETQQMVTMGEVQPARGDQMFDLTAVHEYAHHWFGDAVTLTDWRDMWLNESWGLYAQKLYEKDKYGLTDAELVASSRQRDGELRKEYGPPSKPDPAEFGATNVYTCGAAMLRQLHQALGDERFFALARGWVQENLHTQQTRASFTAYVNKQTGHDFTALIDTWLDSPTTPPETGPLPQ; this is translated from the coding sequence GTGCGTACCCGATCCACCGTCGCCGTGCTGGCGTCCCTGACGCTGCTCACCGGCTGCACAGCCGACCCACCGGCCGCACCTACCTCAGGTGGCACCTTCGCGACCCCGGCCGGCGCGCCGGCGCTCTCCGGCCCGTACGCGGCCTGGGCGGCGGGTGTCTCGAAGCCGGTCGTCGACCCGCTCTACCCCGAGCGCGGCACCGACGCGGTGGACGTGCTGCACTACGGACTGGATCTGACCTGGTCGCCCACCACACGCACCCTCACCGGCACCGCGACCGTGCACCTGCGCCCGACCCGCGACGCCCAGTCGGTGAGCCTGGACTTCAAGCCGTACACCATCGACACCCTGACCGTCGACGGCACGAACGCCGAGGGCGCGGTCTCCCACGAGAAGCTCGTGGTCGAGACGCCGGTCCGGGCGGACGTCCCGATCACCCTCGTCGTCGGCTACCACGGCAAGCCGTCCACCACCCCGATGCCCTCCAAGCGGGGCGACGCGCACCCGCTCGGGCTGACCGTCGACGGCGACGGTGGGATCTGGACGATGCAGGAGCCGTTCGGGGCCTTCACCTGGTACCCGGCCAACGACCACCCCTCCGACGAGGCGCTCTACGACATCGCGATCACCGCGCCGAAGGGGTGGACGGGCGTGGCCAGCGGCACCCCGGTCGGGCAGAGCGGCACCACGTTCACCTACCGCAGCACCGTCCCGGTGGCGTCGTACGCGACGACCCTGGCGGTCGGCAAGTACAAGAAGCTCTCCGCCAAGGGCCCCCACGGCATCCCGGTGACCACCTGGTACCGCGCCAAGGACGCCCAGTACCTGCCGATGCTCAAGCGGTCCCCGGGCTTCCTGACCTGGCTGGAGAAGCGCTTCGGCCCGTACCCGTTCGACTCCGCCGGCCTCGTCATGGTCGAGTCCGCCTCGGCCATGGAAACCCAGCAGATGGTCACCATGGGTGAGGTCCAGCCGGCCCGCGGTGATCAGATGTTCGACCTGACCGCCGTGCACGAGTACGCCCACCACTGGTTCGGCGACGCGGTCACGCTCACCGACTGGCGCGACATGTGGCTCAACGAGAGCTGGGGCCTCTACGCGCAGAAGCTCTACGAGAAGGACAAGTACGGGCTCACCGACGCCGAGTTGGTGGCGTCGAGCCGGCAACGCGACGGCGAACTGCGCAAGGAGTACGGCCCACCGAGCAAGCCGGACCCCGCCGAGTTCGGCGCGACGAACGTCTACACCTGCGGTGCCGCGATGCTGCGCCAACTGCACCAGGCGCTGGGCGACGAACGGTTCTTCGCGCTGGCCCGCGGTTGGGTGCAGGAGAACCTGCACACCCAGCAGACCCGGGCGTCGTTCACCGCGTACGTCAACAAGCAGACCGGCCACGACTTCACCGCGCTCATCGACACGTGGCTGGACTCCCCCACCACGCCGCCGGAGACCGGCCCACTCCCGCAGTGA
- a CDS encoding NAD(P)/FAD-dependent oxidoreductase has product MTKPRVVIVGAGFAGYHAAKTLSRIARDRAEIVVLNSTDYFLYLPLLPEVAAGVVEPKRIAVPLTGTLKGVRVVIGEADHVDLQNRWVGFTQPEGEKNRLAYDRLVLAVGSVNKLLPIPGVTEYAHGFRGLPEAVYLHDHIVRQIELAEQAEDPAEQQARATFVVVGAGYTGTEVAAHGQLFTDALHAQRPRLGVRPRWMLLDVASRVLPELDKRMSDTSHKVLNRRGVDVRMGTSVAEATCDGVKLTDGEYVPTCTLVWCVGVRPDPFVNELGLRTDRGRLVTDEFLNVPGYPEVYAIGDAAAVPDLVNPGKVCGMTAQHAQRQGKRVAHNIAASYGFGRRKPYKHHDLGWVVDLGGKDAAANPLQVNLGGLPAKAVTRAYHLMAMPGNRTRVTADWALDAALTRSAVQLGLVPANAVPLESTTPEVTTRAR; this is encoded by the coding sequence ATGACGAAACCTCGTGTGGTGATCGTGGGGGCCGGGTTCGCCGGTTACCACGCGGCGAAGACGTTGAGCCGGATCGCCCGGGACCGGGCCGAGATCGTGGTGCTGAACTCGACCGACTACTTCCTCTACCTGCCGCTGCTGCCCGAGGTGGCGGCCGGGGTGGTCGAACCCAAGCGGATCGCCGTGCCGCTGACGGGGACGCTCAAGGGCGTACGGGTGGTGATCGGGGAGGCGGACCACGTCGACCTGCAGAACCGCTGGGTCGGCTTCACCCAGCCGGAGGGGGAGAAGAACCGGCTGGCGTACGACCGGCTGGTGCTCGCCGTGGGCAGCGTCAACAAACTGCTGCCCATCCCCGGGGTGACCGAGTACGCGCACGGCTTCCGCGGCCTGCCCGAGGCCGTCTACCTGCACGATCACATCGTCCGCCAGATCGAGTTGGCCGAGCAGGCCGAGGACCCGGCCGAGCAGCAGGCCCGGGCCACCTTCGTGGTGGTCGGGGCGGGCTACACCGGCACCGAGGTCGCCGCGCACGGGCAGCTGTTCACCGACGCGCTGCACGCCCAGCGGCCCCGGCTCGGCGTCCGCCCCCGCTGGATGCTGCTCGACGTGGCGTCGCGGGTGTTGCCGGAGTTGGACAAGCGGATGTCGGACACCTCGCACAAGGTCCTCAACCGGCGTGGGGTGGACGTGCGGATGGGCACCTCGGTGGCCGAGGCGACCTGCGACGGGGTGAAGCTCACCGACGGTGAGTACGTGCCGACCTGCACCCTGGTCTGGTGTGTAGGGGTGCGACCCGACCCGTTCGTCAACGAGCTGGGCCTGCGGACCGACCGGGGTCGACTGGTGACCGACGAGTTCCTCAACGTTCCCGGCTACCCGGAGGTGTACGCCATCGGTGACGCCGCCGCCGTGCCAGACCTGGTCAACCCGGGGAAGGTCTGCGGGATGACGGCGCAGCACGCCCAGCGACAGGGCAAGCGCGTGGCCCACAACATCGCCGCGTCGTACGGTTTCGGCCGGCGCAAGCCGTACAAGCACCACGACCTGGGATGGGTCGTCGACCTGGGTGGCAAGGACGCGGCGGCGAACCCGTTGCAGGTCAACCTGGGCGGGCTGCCGGCCAAGGCGGTCACCCGGGCGTACCACCTGATGGCGATGCCGGGAAACCGCACCCGGGTCACTGCCGACTGGGCCCTGGATGCCGCGTTGACCCGGTCCGCGGTCCAGTTGGGGTTGGTGCCGGCCAACGCGGTGCCGTTGGAGAGCACCACACCCGAGGTCACGACCCGGGCCCGCTGA
- a CDS encoding AI-2E family transporter, with the protein MSNTDDRGTARRTLVVIGLVLATALALGFVYATRRVLVWMVVAAFFAVALKPLVDRLQRRLVRRRALATLLVFLAAFVLLAILAALILVPLFGELSRFADRAPELLRDARAGRGPVGQLLERTGARRYLSEHSEQLRGFGGQLRQPAVGVLRGVVESIAGLVTVVVLAYLMVLEAPRITRGLLAAAGDGQGERLRRVGREVSRTVTGYLTGNLLISVICGALTYAVLALTGVPFAAVIALLVAVADLIPLVGATLGAVIAAGAGFLHSPTAGVVVLVFFVVYQQLENHLLQPLILSRAVRLNPLTVLVSVLLAAELAGLLGALLAIPAAGIIQTLLREYGPRRLRPAPPAGPAARPGRPAGTTD; encoded by the coding sequence ATGAGCAACACCGACGACCGGGGCACCGCGCGTCGCACCCTGGTCGTGATCGGTCTGGTGCTGGCGACCGCCCTCGCGCTGGGCTTCGTGTACGCGACCCGCCGGGTGCTGGTCTGGATGGTGGTCGCCGCGTTCTTCGCGGTCGCGCTCAAACCCCTCGTCGACCGGTTGCAACGTCGCCTGGTCCGCCGTCGGGCGCTGGCCACGCTGCTGGTGTTCCTCGCCGCGTTCGTGCTGCTGGCGATCCTGGCCGCGCTCATCCTGGTGCCGCTGTTCGGGGAGTTGAGCCGCTTCGCCGACCGGGCCCCCGAGCTGCTGCGCGACGCCCGCGCCGGACGGGGCCCGGTGGGGCAACTGCTGGAGCGCACCGGGGCGCGGCGCTACCTCAGCGAACACTCCGAGCAGCTGCGCGGCTTCGGCGGGCAGCTGCGCCAACCGGCGGTCGGCGTGCTGCGCGGCGTCGTCGAGTCGATCGCCGGGCTGGTCACTGTCGTCGTGCTCGCGTACCTCATGGTGTTGGAGGCGCCGCGGATCACCCGCGGCCTGCTCGCGGCGGCCGGGGACGGTCAGGGCGAGCGGCTGCGTCGGGTGGGCCGCGAGGTGTCGCGCACCGTCACCGGCTACCTCACCGGGAACCTGCTGATCAGCGTGATCTGCGGGGCGCTGACCTACGCGGTGCTGGCCCTCACCGGGGTGCCCTTCGCGGCCGTGATCGCCCTGCTGGTGGCGGTCGCCGACCTGATACCGCTGGTCGGGGCGACGCTCGGCGCGGTGATCGCGGCCGGTGCCGGTTTCCTGCACTCCCCCACCGCCGGAGTGGTGGTGCTGGTCTTCTTCGTGGTCTACCAGCAGCTGGAGAACCACCTGCTCCAACCGCTCATCCTGTCCCGCGCGGTCCGGCTGAACCCGTTGACCGTGCTGGTCAGCGTGCTGCTCGCGGCGGAACTGGCCGGTCTGCTCGGCGCGCTGCTGGCCATCCCCGCCGCCGGCATCATCCAGACCCTGCTGCGCGAGTACGGCCCGCGCCGGCTGCGGCCAGCCCCGCCGGCCGGTCCGGCCGCACGGCCGGGACGACCGGCCGGCACCACCGACTGA
- a CDS encoding spermidine synthase, with protein sequence MNRAADRLELVADPVRRTGRTLLSAGVEQSYVDVEDPRHLHFEYVRRIASAVQAAARAGVPLSVLHLGGGALTLPRWLAATRPGSAQRVVERDAAVVELVARELPPLPPQVQVEVADARDALTATGDNRYDVVIADIYRAARMPRHVRTVEFAAEVARVLRPDGLYLVNVTDLPPLVGTRVQVATLRAVFADVCVVGDRRMLRGRRYGNLVLAATSRPGGLPVARLAVAALRDPVPGGLLHAAALDTFVAGAHPVTDADGTSGR encoded by the coding sequence ATGAACCGCGCCGCCGACCGGCTGGAACTGGTCGCCGACCCGGTCCGCCGGACCGGGCGGACACTGCTGTCCGCCGGGGTCGAGCAGTCGTACGTGGATGTCGAGGATCCCCGCCACCTGCACTTCGAGTACGTCCGGCGGATCGCCTCGGCGGTGCAGGCGGCGGCCCGCGCCGGGGTGCCGCTGAGCGTCCTGCACCTGGGCGGCGGCGCGTTGACGTTGCCCCGCTGGCTGGCCGCCACCCGGCCCGGCTCCGCCCAACGGGTCGTCGAGCGGGACGCGGCGGTGGTCGAGCTGGTGGCCCGGGAGCTGCCCCCGTTGCCGCCGCAGGTGCAGGTGGAGGTCGCCGACGCCCGCGACGCCCTCACCGCCACCGGAGACAACCGGTACGACGTGGTGATCGCCGACATCTACCGGGCGGCCCGGATGCCCCGGCACGTCCGCACCGTCGAGTTCGCCGCCGAGGTGGCCCGCGTCCTGCGCCCCGACGGGTTGTACCTGGTCAACGTCACGGACCTGCCGCCACTGGTCGGCACCCGGGTGCAGGTGGCCACGTTGCGGGCGGTCTTCGCCGACGTGTGCGTGGTCGGTGACCGGCGGATGTTGCGGGGCCGCCGGTACGGCAACCTGGTGCTGGCCGCGACGTCACGCCCCGGCGGGCTGCCGGTGGCCCGGCTGGCGGTGGCCGCCCTGCGCGACCCGGTGCCCGGGGGCCTGCTGCACGCCGCCGCGCTCGACACGTTCGTCGCCGGGGCCCACCCGGTCACCGACGCGGACGGCACCTCCGGGCGCTGA
- a CDS encoding DUF2267 domain-containing protein → MRKQMEGDNQRRRALARQAREQSRQPSEIGASLSASKQLTSLDAGKRAGPPAAGPHKPDTTRGGPAPPPVGSADNPRPQPSPPSGAAEVRSMGYHELVDEVRRRAGVDFKTAKVGTEATVLVLAFALEAAERQRLLAAVPASLHDVLPVDGVERHQELPGFLAEVGRISGNTPEQARYQAEATIAALAEQDGDLVESLHVPDGLRDLLNPPEAGGGLVGASTTTPTLNADEINAALDDLPYWTGDSQGLYRVVALPPDNLDRVLARLDRLRRDNGRGPSIGRPGDTAAVLTVRTNQANGVTALDVDLARQVDDAIDEVGAGMAGG, encoded by the coding sequence ATGCGCAAGCAGATGGAGGGCGACAACCAGCGGCGTCGGGCGTTGGCCCGGCAGGCCCGCGAACAGAGTCGCCAGCCCAGCGAGATCGGTGCCAGCCTGAGCGCCTCCAAGCAGCTCACGAGCCTGGACGCGGGCAAGCGCGCGGGCCCACCAGCGGCCGGGCCGCACAAACCGGACACCACGCGCGGCGGGCCGGCACCGCCGCCGGTCGGTAGCGCCGACAACCCGCGCCCTCAGCCGTCCCCGCCGAGCGGCGCGGCCGAGGTGCGCAGCATGGGCTACCACGAGCTGGTCGACGAGGTCCGGCGTCGCGCCGGCGTCGACTTCAAGACGGCCAAGGTGGGCACCGAGGCGACCGTGCTGGTCCTCGCGTTCGCCCTGGAGGCCGCCGAGCGGCAGCGGCTGCTCGCCGCGGTGCCGGCGTCGCTGCACGACGTGCTGCCGGTCGACGGCGTCGAGCGGCACCAGGAGCTGCCCGGCTTCCTGGCCGAGGTGGGCCGGATCAGCGGCAACACCCCGGAGCAGGCCCGCTACCAGGCGGAGGCGACGATCGCCGCGCTCGCCGAGCAGGACGGTGACCTGGTCGAGTCGCTGCACGTACCCGACGGGCTGCGTGACCTGCTGAACCCGCCGGAGGCCGGCGGCGGCCTGGTGGGCGCCTCCACCACCACACCCACCCTGAACGCCGACGAGATCAACGCGGCGTTGGACGACCTGCCCTACTGGACCGGCGACAGTCAGGGCCTCTACCGGGTGGTCGCGCTGCCACCCGACAACCTGGACCGCGTGCTCGCCCGCCTCGACCGGCTGCGCCGGGACAACGGACGCGGCCCGAGCATCGGACGTCCGGGAGACACCGCCGCCGTGTTGACCGTACGGACCAACCAGGCCAACGGGGTGACCGCACTCGACGTGGACCTCGCCCGCCAGGTCGACGACGCGATCGACGAGGTGGGGGCCGGGATGGCCGGCGGCTGA
- a CDS encoding PP2C family protein-serine/threonine phosphatase, with protein sequence MTASDVRDWDPGDGALPTPSTARPSARSADGHRPAVALPPLSPDRGQAASDWFEVVEHFREGLVVCDADGVVRHVSPVAERLLPEVTPGELLSAAGVPGLRENAPGDFTHRGRRLTARQVPLSGARCCWYVEDVTDSVSRADALLAERPRSAFLAVVGDKLGNPLHPDRAAAAIVRLAVPTLAEVAVLVLAPRAGRTRWWRASRTDDETPTVGSGVLAGGDLPAAIADGLTGAEPHAVDWLVEQAVDAGWLPGLVGAESAARVVPLPGRDAPVGVLLVARRATRWYDEDDVELIRAFAARAGAALTTALLYRDQAEVADTLQASLLPVEPVEAAGVQWGTAYRPAQAGLRIGGDFYGSHRLADGASVFFLGDVSGKGVEAAVFTGQLRQCLQALHRLESHPARLLRLLNDALLETTQAHGQGRFATIVLGVARPERDGGLTLTMAGGGHLPPLVLRASGEVEVVPLRGMLIGVVPDPRVGEVTVRLAPGETCLLYSDGVTEARGGRRGDEQFGPERLVTALTGCQRMPAPALAERVEQITCDWLAQGDHDDIAVLALRASGPGVRGARHLHSVPAGVDQTEGTDA encoded by the coding sequence GTGACTGCATCCGACGTCAGGGACTGGGACCCGGGCGACGGAGCGCTCCCCACGCCGAGCACGGCCCGACCCTCGGCGCGCTCGGCCGACGGCCACCGCCCCGCCGTGGCTCTGCCGCCGCTGTCCCCGGACCGTGGCCAGGCCGCGTCCGACTGGTTCGAGGTCGTCGAGCACTTCCGGGAGGGCCTGGTGGTCTGCGACGCCGATGGCGTCGTGCGACACGTCAGCCCGGTGGCCGAGCGGTTGCTGCCCGAGGTGACACCCGGCGAGCTGCTCAGCGCGGCCGGCGTGCCCGGCCTGCGCGAGAACGCCCCGGGCGACTTCACCCACCGGGGGCGGCGGCTCACCGCGCGGCAGGTGCCGCTCTCCGGCGCCCGCTGCTGCTGGTACGTCGAGGACGTCACCGACAGTGTCAGCCGCGCCGACGCGCTGCTCGCCGAACGGCCGCGCTCGGCGTTCCTGGCGGTCGTCGGCGACAAGCTGGGCAACCCGCTGCACCCCGACCGGGCCGCCGCCGCGATCGTCCGACTCGCCGTACCGACCCTGGCCGAGGTGGCGGTGCTGGTGCTCGCCCCGCGCGCCGGTCGCACCCGCTGGTGGCGGGCCTCGCGTACCGACGACGAGACGCCGACGGTGGGCAGCGGTGTGCTGGCCGGCGGTGACCTGCCGGCCGCCATCGCCGACGGGTTGACCGGGGCCGAGCCGCACGCGGTGGACTGGCTGGTCGAGCAGGCGGTCGACGCCGGTTGGCTGCCCGGGCTCGTCGGTGCCGAGAGCGCCGCCCGGGTCGTCCCGCTGCCGGGCCGTGACGCACCGGTCGGTGTGCTGCTGGTGGCCCGTCGCGCGACCCGCTGGTACGACGAGGACGACGTGGAGCTGATCCGCGCGTTCGCGGCCCGCGCCGGCGCGGCGTTGACCACCGCGCTGCTCTACCGAGACCAGGCGGAGGTGGCCGACACCCTCCAGGCCAGCCTGCTGCCGGTCGAGCCGGTCGAGGCCGCCGGCGTGCAGTGGGGCACCGCGTACCGGCCCGCGCAGGCGGGGCTGCGCATCGGCGGCGACTTCTACGGTTCGCACCGGCTTGCGGACGGCGCGTCGGTGTTCTTCCTCGGGGACGTGTCGGGCAAGGGGGTCGAGGCGGCAGTCTTCACCGGCCAGCTGCGTCAGTGCCTCCAGGCGCTGCACCGGTTGGAGTCGCACCCCGCGCGGTTGCTGCGGCTGCTCAACGACGCGCTGTTGGAGACCACCCAGGCGCACGGCCAGGGCCGCTTCGCCACGATCGTGCTCGGCGTGGCCCGCCCGGAGCGCGACGGTGGCCTCACCCTGACCATGGCCGGCGGCGGGCACCTGCCACCGCTGGTGCTGCGCGCCTCCGGTGAGGTGGAGGTGGTGCCGTTGCGGGGCATGCTGATCGGGGTGGTGCCGGACCCGCGGGTCGGGGAGGTGACCGTGCGGCTGGCGCCGGGCGAGACCTGCCTGCTCTACAGCGACGGGGTGACCGAGGCCCGAGGCGGGCGGCGCGGCGACGAGCAGTTCGGCCCCGAGCGGCTGGTCACCGCGCTGACCGGCTGCCAGCGGATGCCCGCACCCGCCCTGGCCGAACGGGTCGAGCAGATCACCTGCGACTGGCTGGCGCAGGGCGACCACGACGACATCGCCGTGCTGGCGCTACGGGCGTCCGGTCCGGGTGTGCGCGGGGCGCGGCACCTGCACTCGGTGCCGGCCGGCGTGGACCAGACAGAGGGGACTGACGCGTGA
- a CDS encoding cobalamin B12-binding domain-containing protein, with the protein MTAAMAAADLGAAYSGYLAHLADADEYAATELAIGLLDAGVPAERVLLDLVAPAQTEVGERWARNEWSVAQEHAATHISEQVVAAVSGHVRPRPTGGRVVVACMDGEWHALPPRLVAEVLRLRGWQVTFLGASVPAAHLVAYLHRYDAHAVALACALPMRLPYAHRMIEACRRSDVPVVVGGRGFGADGRWARRLGVAWAPDAPSAADLIADERALRGVPPARLTHLADDEYASLVRRRGELIDSALADLRERVPSARAYTAAQLDATVSDLGHVVDFLAAAVYVDDSSLFAEFVQWLAEILGSRGVPAGAIALPLAHLAAVLRDFPRAGRALAQGGAALPGAAR; encoded by the coding sequence GTGACCGCCGCCATGGCCGCTGCCGACCTGGGTGCGGCGTACTCCGGTTATCTGGCCCATCTCGCCGACGCCGACGAGTACGCCGCCACCGAGCTGGCGATCGGCCTGCTCGACGCGGGCGTGCCGGCGGAGCGGGTGCTGCTCGACCTGGTCGCGCCGGCCCAGACCGAGGTGGGCGAGCGGTGGGCGCGCAACGAGTGGAGCGTCGCCCAGGAACACGCGGCCACCCACATCAGCGAGCAGGTGGTGGCGGCGGTGTCCGGGCACGTCAGACCACGGCCGACCGGCGGCCGGGTGGTGGTCGCCTGCATGGACGGCGAGTGGCACGCACTGCCGCCCCGGCTGGTCGCCGAGGTGCTGCGGTTACGCGGCTGGCAGGTGACCTTCCTGGGTGCCAGCGTGCCGGCCGCGCACCTCGTGGCGTACCTGCACCGCTACGACGCGCACGCGGTCGCGTTGGCGTGCGCGCTGCCGATGCGCCTGCCGTACGCCCACCGGATGATCGAGGCCTGCCGCCGCTCGGACGTGCCGGTGGTGGTCGGTGGGCGCGGCTTCGGCGCGGATGGCCGGTGGGCGCGCCGCCTCGGGGTGGCCTGGGCACCGGACGCGCCGTCGGCGGCCGACCTGATCGCCGACGAGCGGGCGCTGCGCGGGGTGCCGCCGGCGCGGCTGACCCACCTGGCCGACGACGAGTACGCGAGCCTGGTGCGCCGTCGCGGTGAGCTGATCGACAGCGCGTTGGCGGACCTGCGGGAGCGGGTGCCGTCGGCCCGCGCGTACACCGCCGCGCAGCTCGACGCGACGGTGAGCGACCTGGGCCACGTCGTGGATTTCCTGGCCGCAGCGGTGTATGTCGACGACTCCTCGTTGTTCGCCGAGTTCGTCCAATGGCTGGCCGAGATCCTGGGCAGTCGTGGGGTGCCCGCCGGGGCGATCGCCCTGCCGTTGGCGCACCTCGCCGCCGTGTTGCGGGACTTCCCGCGGGCGGGGCGGGCGCTGGCGCAGGGAGGCGCCGCGCTGCCCGGCGCGGCCCGCTGA
- a CDS encoding STAS domain-containing protein: MTFSVSYVGRDGGGARLRLAGELDLSTAGELTAAIDRLTAAGETRVLLDLTDLTFCDSTGMAVFVRGDNQAAADGGWLRITGATGRVERVLRVTGLADVLRYQTESVDPAARSAS, from the coding sequence GTGACGTTCAGCGTCAGCTACGTGGGGCGCGACGGCGGTGGTGCCCGCCTGCGCCTCGCGGGTGAGCTGGATCTGAGCACCGCCGGCGAGTTGACCGCCGCGATCGACCGGCTCACCGCCGCCGGCGAGACCCGGGTGCTGCTCGACCTCACCGACCTCACGTTCTGCGACTCGACGGGGATGGCCGTGTTCGTCCGGGGCGACAACCAGGCGGCGGCCGACGGGGGATGGCTCCGGATCACCGGTGCCACCGGGCGGGTCGAGCGGGTGCTGCGGGTGACCGGCCTCGCCGACGTGTTGCGCTACCAGACGGAGTCCGTTGACCCCGCGGCCCGCAGTGCTTCCTGA